The proteins below come from a single Nostoc sp. KVJ3 genomic window:
- a CDS encoding metallophosphoesterase, giving the protein MHWLFTGHLRVDKITVKIAELPASLQGTTLVQLSDFHYDGLRLSEDMLEKAIALTNEAEPDLILLTGDYVTDDPMPIHQLVHRLKHLQSRCGIYAVLGNHDIYYSHSKAEVTKAFTSIGVHVLWNEIAYPLGKELPLVGLADYWSREFYPAPVMNQLDSLTPRIVLSHNPDTAKILQQWRVDLQLSGHTHGGHIVIPGIGPLVFYYKKLLKQIPKKLRRWVTFFLGDCSKVVRYWEWAQGFHKVEENQLYVNRGLGTYKPGRLFCPPEVTVITLISH; this is encoded by the coding sequence ATGCATTGGTTGTTTACGGGACATTTAAGAGTAGATAAAATCACGGTTAAGATTGCGGAACTTCCAGCATCTTTACAAGGTACAACGCTAGTGCAGTTGTCAGATTTTCACTACGATGGTTTGCGGTTGTCGGAAGATATGTTAGAAAAAGCGATCGCACTTACTAATGAAGCTGAACCAGATTTAATTTTATTAACTGGTGACTACGTAACTGACGATCCGATGCCAATTCACCAATTGGTGCATCGACTCAAGCATCTGCAAAGTCGCTGTGGTATCTACGCTGTACTGGGTAATCACGATATCTATTACAGCCATTCAAAAGCAGAAGTGACAAAGGCGTTTACTAGCATTGGGGTGCATGTACTTTGGAATGAAATCGCCTATCCATTAGGAAAAGAATTACCACTGGTAGGACTAGCTGATTATTGGTCACGGGAATTCTACCCTGCGCCAGTTATGAATCAACTAGACTCCCTCACACCCCGTATCGTTTTATCCCATAACCCAGATACAGCCAAGATATTGCAACAATGGCGTGTAGATTTGCAACTATCTGGTCATACTCACGGTGGTCACATCGTCATTCCGGGCATTGGGCCTTTAGTATTCTACTATAAAAAGCTACTCAAACAAATTCCCAAAAAATTGCGGCGTTGGGTAACATTTTTCCTGGGAGACTGTTCTAAAGTCGTGCGATATTGGGAGTGGGCCCAAGGGTTCCACAAGGTGGAAGAAAATCAACTATATGTCAATCGGGGTTTAGGAACTTATAAACCAGGACGTTTATTTTGTCCGCCAGAAGTGACTGTAATTACCTTAATTAGTCATTAA
- a CDS encoding metallophosphoesterase, whose amino-acid sequence MHWLLSGPLSIEKLTVNIAGLSALLQGKKLVQLSDFHYDGLRLSEDMLEKAIAVTNEAKPDLILLTGDYVTDDPTPIHQLILRLKHLQSRSGIYAALGNHDIYYKHAKVEVTDALTSIGIHVLWNEIAYPLGKELPLVGLADSWSREFNPVPIMNQLNPDTPCIVLSHNPDTAEILQAWRVDLQLSGHTHGGQIVIPGLGPAVLVYNKIVKRIPLKVRRRLSFLEVNVSVVNHWEWAQGLHRLGKNQLYVNRGLGTYLPGRLFCRPEVTIITLQAE is encoded by the coding sequence ATGCATTGGTTATTATCTGGGCCGTTGAGTATCGAGAAATTGACGGTTAACATTGCAGGGTTGTCTGCATTGTTACAAGGTAAGAAGCTGGTGCAGTTGTCAGATTTTCACTACGATGGTTTGCGGCTGTCGGAAGATATGCTAGAAAAAGCGATCGCAGTTACTAATGAAGCTAAACCAGATTTAATTTTATTAACTGGTGATTACGTAACTGACGATCCGACACCGATTCACCAATTGATACTTCGACTAAAACATCTGCAAAGTCGCAGTGGTATTTATGCTGCACTTGGCAATCACGATATCTATTACAAACACGCAAAAGTAGAAGTTACAGATGCTCTTACTAGCATTGGAATTCATGTTCTTTGGAACGAAATTGCCTATCCATTAGGAAAAGAATTGCCACTTGTTGGACTAGCGGATAGTTGGTCGCGGGAATTCAATCCTGTACCAATCATGAATCAACTAAACCCCGACACACCATGCATCGTTTTATCCCACAACCCAGATACTGCGGAGATACTACAAGCCTGGCGAGTTGATTTACAATTATCTGGTCATACTCATGGTGGTCAAATCGTGATTCCCGGACTTGGCCCGGCGGTGTTGGTTTACAACAAGATTGTAAAAAGAATACCTCTAAAAGTACGGCGGCGATTGTCATTTTTAGAAGTAAATGTTTCTGTAGTCAACCATTGGGAATGGGCACAGGGACTCCATCGGCTAGGAAAAAATCAGCTATATGTCAATCGTGGTTTGGGAACTTACCTCCCAGGACGCTTATTTTGTCGCCCGGAAGTTACTATAATTACGCTACAAGCTGAGTAA
- a CDS encoding GlsB/YeaQ/YmgE family stress response membrane protein: MNILAWIVLGLIAGAIAKAIYPGHQGGGILGTILLGIIGAFVGGSLGIFFSTGTLTLAAPTLSIPGIGVAVLGAIVAVFLWNLLTNRSAV, from the coding sequence ATGAATATTCTTGCTTGGATTGTTTTAGGTCTAATTGCTGGTGCGATCGCTAAGGCTATCTACCCCGGTCATCAAGGCGGCGGAATTCTGGGTACAATCTTGTTAGGAATCATCGGTGCTTTTGTTGGCGGTAGTTTAGGAATATTTTTCAGTACGGGAACCTTAACTCTAGCAGCTCCAACCCTGAGCATTCCGGGTATTGGAGTAGCAGTTCTGGGTGCAATTGTCGCAGTTTTCTTGTGGAACTTATTAACCAACCGCAGTGCTGTATAA
- a CDS encoding peptidase domain-containing ABC transporter: MPAVVSEQHIGERLLYNLGTKLSEKELQNLLAEMEILEPPVAKQFWQSAQANPGIYIILTGKVRLLDSSENLITTFGAWSIFGELTLFPETKFSPYVVRASTNLKLGYFRQDVLQILIDKYPSIGDRLFTRAELWDLLLLCRQTSQFPCHTSQVPGMLKALSFFERHQLEPGSVNPQISQDSQLWLLYKGQLRHSQNHFLTPGTISAKPKQGDWQATQPTIAYILKNDQRQTALEYFPELGEWGMGSGEKTTQSPKAKIIPFPQREQQSEQQPKKSRFYFPSPKVQVGHWWRRITKSYPFYAQQSAADCGSACLVMIGNYWGKHFSINRLRDMTNVSRSGASLKAMAAAAENLGFATRPVKATLDKLAEQPLPAIVHWEGKHFIVVYEITKKRVIVCDPALGQRSLTKAEFQAGWSGYALLLQPTALLKNIKNESTSFWKFFELIKPHYRTLLEIFVASVLIQLFGLVTPVFTQLLLDRVLVQRSVTTLNAIGLGMIIFGLFGVAVNAVRQYLLFHTANRISISLLVGFIKHTFRLPLSYFESRYVGDIVSRIQENQKIQHFLTGQTLSIVLDMLTLVVYLALMFSYSWRMALFVLVTVPPFFILALASTSILRRISREIFDAGTKEQSYLIESLSGIRTVRSLSIEQTVRWRWEELLNDLIKKAFNAQIIGNRLQIISGVIQTFVNTALLWYGATQVINGELTIGQLVAFNMLVGNVLSPFQRLSMLWNELQEIVISTERINDVLEAEVEEDLETKPRKSLGKLRGNISFENVTFRYHSESKTNVLENLNFEIQPEQMVAVVGRSGSGKTTLSKLILGLYPPTDGKVLIDGRDITSISLRSLRSQIGVVDQDTFLFGGTIRENIAIAHPNASFEEIIQAAKYAGADDFIQKLPMGYESQIGEGGGMLSGGQRQRLAIARALLGNPRLLLFDEATSHLDSESERIIQNNLKTILQGRTSVIIAHRLSTVRNADLILVLDQGVLVESGTHDELIAKKGHYYYLNQQQLAQVS, encoded by the coding sequence ATGCCAGCAGTGGTTTCTGAGCAACATATAGGCGAAAGGCTCTTGTACAACTTGGGTACAAAGCTTTCAGAAAAAGAATTACAAAACCTATTGGCAGAAATGGAGATTCTGGAGCCGCCAGTCGCAAAGCAGTTCTGGCAATCTGCACAGGCGAATCCTGGTATCTACATAATCCTTACAGGTAAAGTCCGACTGCTGGATAGCTCTGAGAATTTAATCACTACCTTTGGTGCATGGTCTATTTTCGGCGAATTAACTCTGTTTCCCGAAACTAAATTTAGTCCTTATGTAGTTAGAGCTTCGACAAACTTAAAACTTGGCTATTTCCGGCAAGATGTACTGCAAATATTAATAGACAAATATCCTAGCATTGGCGATCGCCTCTTTACCCGTGCAGAACTTTGGGATTTACTGCTGTTATGTCGCCAAACCTCACAATTCCCGTGCCATACATCACAAGTTCCAGGGATGCTCAAAGCCTTATCTTTCTTTGAACGGCATCAGCTAGAACCTGGTTCTGTAAATCCACAAATCTCCCAAGATTCCCAGTTATGGCTATTGTACAAAGGCCAACTGCGGCATTCTCAAAACCATTTTTTGACACCAGGGACAATCTCTGCAAAACCAAAACAAGGTGATTGGCAAGCAACACAACCAACCATTGCTTATATTCTGAAAAACGACCAGAGGCAAACAGCACTAGAATACTTCCCGGAATTAGGGGAATGGGGAATGGGGAGTGGGGAAAAAACTACTCAATCTCCAAAAGCTAAAATTATTCCTTTTCCCCAACGAGAGCAGCAGTCAGAACAACAACCAAAAAAATCGCGTTTTTACTTTCCCAGTCCCAAGGTACAAGTAGGGCATTGGTGGAGACGCATTACCAAAAGCTATCCCTTCTATGCCCAGCAAAGCGCTGCCGATTGTGGCTCCGCTTGCTTAGTAATGATTGGTAACTATTGGGGTAAGCATTTTAGTATCAATCGTCTGCGGGATATGACCAACGTCAGCCGTAGTGGTGCATCACTGAAAGCTATGGCAGCAGCAGCAGAAAACCTGGGTTTTGCCACCCGTCCGGTAAAAGCTACTCTTGATAAATTGGCAGAACAACCTTTACCTGCAATTGTCCATTGGGAAGGGAAACACTTCATCGTTGTTTATGAAATCACGAAAAAGCGAGTAATTGTATGTGACCCCGCTCTTGGTCAACGCAGCTTGACAAAAGCTGAATTTCAAGCAGGTTGGAGTGGTTATGCCTTGTTACTGCAACCTACAGCTTTATTAAAAAATATTAAAAACGAAAGTACAAGCTTCTGGAAGTTTTTTGAATTAATCAAACCTCACTATCGGACACTATTAGAAATCTTTGTAGCTTCAGTATTAATCCAATTATTTGGACTGGTAACGCCGGTATTCACTCAGTTGTTGCTCGATAGAGTCCTTGTGCAACGCAGCGTTACAACCTTAAACGCCATTGGTTTGGGGATGATAATTTTTGGATTGTTTGGTGTCGCTGTCAACGCTGTACGGCAATATCTGCTATTTCATACTGCTAACCGCATTAGTATCTCCCTACTCGTAGGTTTTATCAAACATACTTTCCGTTTGCCTCTTTCCTATTTTGAGTCGCGTTATGTGGGGGATATAGTCTCACGCATTCAAGAAAACCAGAAAATTCAGCACTTCCTTACCGGTCAGACACTCTCCATTGTGTTGGATATGCTGACATTGGTGGTTTATCTGGCCTTAATGTTCTCCTATAGCTGGCGGATGGCATTATTTGTGCTGGTTACTGTCCCGCCATTTTTTATTTTGGCTCTGGCTAGCACAAGTATTTTGCGCCGTATCTCCAGAGAGATTTTTGATGCGGGCACTAAAGAACAAAGCTATCTCATCGAATCCCTCAGTGGAATTCGTACCGTCCGCTCATTGTCAATTGAACAGACTGTGCGCTGGCGTTGGGAGGAACTGCTGAATGATTTGATCAAAAAAGCCTTTAATGCCCAAATAATCGGTAATCGCTTGCAAATCATTAGTGGCGTTATTCAAACCTTTGTAAATACTGCATTGTTGTGGTACGGAGCGACTCAGGTAATTAATGGCGAACTGACTATTGGCCAATTAGTTGCTTTCAATATGTTGGTGGGAAACGTCTTGAGTCCTTTCCAGAGACTATCTATGCTGTGGAATGAATTGCAGGAAATTGTGATTTCCACTGAACGCATCAATGACGTGTTGGAGGCAGAAGTAGAAGAAGACTTAGAAACTAAACCCCGGAAGTCTTTGGGTAAACTGCGGGGTAACATTAGCTTTGAGAATGTCACCTTTCGCTATCACTCAGAAAGTAAGACTAACGTTTTAGAAAATCTGAACTTTGAAATCCAACCGGAACAGATGGTTGCAGTGGTAGGGCGCAGTGGTTCGGGAAAAACAACCCTCAGTAAGTTGATTTTAGGTTTATATCCTCCGACAGATGGCAAAGTACTAATTGATGGTCGTGACATTACCAGTATTTCATTGCGATCGCTCCGTTCTCAAATTGGCGTTGTAGACCAAGATACCTTTCTCTTTGGTGGGACTATTCGGGAAAACATTGCGATCGCTCATCCAAATGCATCTTTTGAAGAAATTATCCAAGCCGCAAAATATGCTGGAGCCGATGATTTTATTCAAAAACTACCTATGGGTTACGAATCGCAAATTGGTGAAGGCGGCGGTATGCTCTCTGGGGGACAGCGCCAACGGCTAGCGATCGCGCGGGCTTTACTCGGAAATCCGCGATTATTACTCTTTGATGAGGCTACTAGCCACCTAGATTCTGAATCAGAACGAATTATCCAAAACAACCTCAAAACAATTCTCCAAGGGCGCACAAGTGTAATTATTGCTCATCGTCTCTCTACAGTCCGCAATGCTGACTTGATTTTGGTTTTAGACCAAGGAGTTTTGGTAGAAAGCGGTACTCACGACGAATTAATCGCTAAAAAAGGTCATTATTACTACCTGAATCAACAACAACTGGCTCAAGTTAGTTGA
- a CDS encoding HlyD family efflux transporter periplasmic adaptor subunit has protein sequence MPNHNRSSPLPQDERDEYQKYTLEEESGEVNEQTETESNSEDLHYGTEGLLNALPRLWTRGLLYVLIAFAGLFLPWATLSKVDETGSARGRIEPKGATQKLDAQAGGSVKAVMVKEGDTVKAGQVLVELESDLLQTELQQTQSKLQGLQNRQTQLELLKNQLLMSTNLLEQQNKSQELEKMAQVNQAQQNLDTKLSSQNLQKLEKQALVEQAQQQIDTTHNDRQSAQARLNIDSRQVQRFSKLVQNGAVSATQVDELKKEEQESKRLYNKAVSDIKQAQLQLAGELNRYQVTINTLESDIKQAKLRLQEEQSSYKSVIQAGKLAVMKNQEQLKDLQAQITAAQSEVAQTKSQITSIRVQMQQRVVRSPINGVIFELPTTKPGAVVQPGQRIAQVAPQNTDFILKANMPNQDSGFLKVGMPVKVKFDAYPFQEYGIVQGKVTWISPDSKVSQTPQGNIETYQLEITLNQQYVQTGNKRIPLGAGQTANAEVIIRQRRVIDFVLDPFKKLQKGSLEM, from the coding sequence ATGCCAAATCACAATAGATCGTCCCCACTTCCCCAAGATGAACGAGATGAATATCAAAAGTACACACTAGAAGAAGAATCTGGAGAAGTTAACGAGCAGACAGAGACAGAAAGTAACAGTGAAGACTTGCACTACGGTACCGAAGGACTGCTCAATGCCTTACCTCGACTTTGGACTCGTGGTTTGTTGTATGTCCTCATCGCCTTTGCTGGTTTGTTCTTACCCTGGGCAACTCTCTCAAAAGTAGATGAGACTGGTAGCGCCAGAGGCCGGATAGAACCTAAAGGCGCGACTCAAAAATTAGACGCTCAAGCCGGTGGGAGTGTCAAAGCAGTTATGGTCAAAGAAGGAGATACAGTCAAAGCCGGACAGGTTTTAGTAGAACTAGAGTCCGATCTCCTGCAAACAGAACTGCAACAGACTCAGAGTAAATTACAAGGGCTGCAAAATCGGCAGACGCAGTTGGAATTGCTCAAAAATCAACTCCTCATGTCAACTAACCTTTTAGAGCAACAAAATAAATCCCAAGAATTAGAAAAAATGGCTCAAGTTAACCAGGCACAGCAAAACCTGGATACCAAACTGAGTAGCCAGAACCTCCAAAAGTTAGAAAAACAAGCATTAGTTGAACAAGCCCAGCAGCAGATTGACACAACTCATAACGATCGGCAATCGGCTCAAGCTCGTTTGAATATAGATTCTCGACAAGTTCAACGCTTTAGCAAACTCGTTCAGAATGGTGCAGTTTCGGCAACTCAAGTCGATGAACTCAAAAAAGAAGAACAAGAAAGCAAACGACTCTATAACAAGGCTGTATCAGATATCAAACAAGCCCAATTGCAGTTAGCAGGAGAGCTAAATCGTTATCAAGTAACTATCAATACATTGGAGTCTGATATTAAACAAGCAAAACTGAGATTGCAAGAAGAACAAAGTAGCTATAAAAGTGTGATACAAGCCGGAAAACTGGCTGTGATGAAAAATCAGGAACAGCTAAAAGACTTACAGGCACAAATCACAGCAGCGCAATCAGAAGTTGCTCAGACAAAAAGCCAGATTACATCTATAAGAGTACAGATGCAGCAACGAGTGGTGCGATCGCCGATTAATGGAGTGATTTTTGAATTACCCACCACTAAGCCAGGAGCAGTAGTACAACCCGGTCAAAGGATTGCCCAAGTCGCCCCCCAAAATACAGACTTTATACTCAAAGCAAATATGCCTAATCAAGATAGTGGTTTCTTGAAGGTAGGAATGCCGGTCAAGGTCAAGTTTGATGCCTATCCCTTCCAAGAGTATGGCATCGTCCAAGGGAAAGTTACTTGGATCTCTCCTGACTCGAAAGTTAGCCAAACACCCCAAGGGAACATCGAAACATATCAGTTAGAAATCACCTTAAACCAGCAGTATGTCCAAACTGGCAACAAACGTATTCCATTAGGTGCCGGTCAGACTGCAAATGCTGAAGTCATCATTCGCCAGCGCCGCGTGATTGACTTTGTTTTAGATCCATTCAAAAAGCTGCAAAAAGGCAGTTTAGAGATGTAG